The Papaver somniferum cultivar HN1 chromosome 6, ASM357369v1, whole genome shotgun sequence genome segment CCACTATGTTATCGTTTTTACTCTTCTTCATAACGACCTTTTTTACTAAAAAAAATTCATAAGCTCTGGTCATCTATTTGGAAAATAGTTTTTTTAACATGTAGACACTACTATCGACCTCCTATTGTACCATATATTAGAATTCTTATCCAACCTTTTTATTCCatatttttatattaattttCTTTTAACAGGTGAGACACATGCTAATAGTTTAGTTAACATCTACGCATATAGTAAATATATACATTAAGGTATGCACATCAAAAAATCCTGCAATTAGTACTACTCAGGATATTTGGAAATTTGATGGAAAAAAAAACAGGGTCATTAACTAATTTGCAACACCTCCTTTAATAATCTTAATTAGTCAATACCTCATATCAAAAcctatttcatttatttttttattagttgaCTCACCGATAGTGATCGGGTGACAAATTCAAAATCAAGTTCGGCAAACTACCTAGACTACCCTCATAGTTTTCTCCTTTAAACCTTAAACTTCATTGTGTAACTTGGAAAAATCGAATCTTGTCTTTATagttgatttaattcatatattttgatcaataaatcaaaaatatttttatatactACTTAGTAATAGGTCTTTCTGAGTGGGTTTTATGAAAAAGGAAACATAGGGTCCATAAAACCAAATATAAAAGCATAGTTTAACtaagattttaacttatcttagtttttttttcatcATATCTTCCTCATGTTATTAGCTTCAAGTGAAAGAAATTTCGCCTGGAAATCTCTAAGGTATTCATTTCACTCTCAGCCTTCTTATTTAATTCATTTTCTAAAGTTGATTATGCTAGTTGTTTTAGTTGAGTAATCTtatacaatttttttatttttaatctgTATTTTATTGAAAGTCGATGAAATTATATTATGTTTTGTGTTGATTTAGGgttgtttttattgaaattgTCTTTTTCATACTAATGGccatgatttatttttttttgtttgagaagttagggttttgttatAAGATTTTGTGGCTTATGCTTTATAGTGATGATCATAAATAATTCGAGTGTTGACGATCTGGAGGAATCTAAAGTTTTAGTTTAAAATGCGTATGTAATATTTGAAGTTTCCATAGTTCTTTGATTTGTTATTGCTTCTGTGGCTATTTGGGGTAGGTCTGTATTCTTTTGTTGAAAGGTTCAATATCAACCAAATTTGTGCACCTCCTAATAAACCAAGGTGCATATTTCAGCCTGGATATTGGCTAAAATTACTTTCAAGagtggtttttattttctttccaaaaaagactttaaacgtAAAAGAAGTAAATGGTAAATATTATTGATGCCATTGGCacctttttcattttttctttccattattatactaaaacttcttttttttctaCCTCCTTTGCTAGTCTATTCTCTATTCCTcagtagaattttatttgttaaacaaacaaaaaatgagAGAAGAAGATATGAATGTAAGGtttgaaaaaaaacaaatcttatatatatatatatatatagtatgttcgctaGTCCTatgtagaattttatttgttaaacaaacaaaaaatgagACCGGAAGATATGGAAGTAAGGTTTGAGttatatatatagatagatagatagatataaATACAGTTGGTTTAAATCTTTTGATCGAAAAGATGAACTGTTTCCTTGGTATGTTACCCCACTAGCAAAATCGGGTAATAAATTATTCAAGTTGATGAAAAATGGATATTTTCATCTCTGAAACTTTAAAtcttaattttgaaaaaaatgagTAATGTTATGTCAGTggccaaaaaataataatacaaaagcAAAAAGGATATTCTAATGCTTAAACAATGTATTGTGTCTGATAAAATGATAATATGatgcaaaattaaaaaaatgcaAATAAAATAAATGGGAGTTTCATTAGAGAATTAGATCATCTCAACCCATGAAACTGTTAATATAGAAATGAATATGAAAGTTTGCTCCTCTATTATATATAGTAACGTGacatgatgaaactggattttgtttaattttagggttgcAACATATGAATACAAATTGATTTTTTATAGGAATTTTGTATTCATATATTCAATTATCATTTCttctatattaaaaaaaataaagttgaaataacgagggtaccaagtacaccacaatcttttcgatatcaagcTATATGACACACaccttgtgtgatctaatatagacaaagattgtcaagaagatagcaaccacaaggtgtacacttggtatatatgttagagaaatgctcggtTGGACCCacgagttttgctatctcaagcttgttgtcaatattagatgatcaaaactatatcttgatttctagtctgctaaagtcaagtctcggactagtttAGAATtcagtagttgagtatcaaacatcaccctcgaagattaaagatcaaccgaagacatttggaaaacttcatcAATAAGAGGTATGTGTCtactgatttcatttggattcttattcaattatacctttctaatctaccgaaacaagtgctcactctatggaacaattcctataacGGTGAACATGCATTTATCTATGAACTTGAGGATACTTGAGCCATGACTTTAGTGATGATGACCTTTGTCCCTGGAAAGGTCCTTATGttgtagtgaatgagcttacgagttcgacgagccaagaatcactcaattccgagttataacgaagaaaTTATGAGTAATTTATTAAAGCAACACTTATTTAGTGTTGCAGTTCGTGAATAGGAAACACTCCACGAAttttttgtaacggttcacggacttgcttTTGTTCTTCGCAAACAAGAGTGAGACAATAAGTTTTGCCTTGGGGATCGAAAATCCGAGTTGGTAATAATCTCTTTGATAGTTatgcaacttgtaatctaggttaatCAATAATTCTTGTATATCCTAAGGTcctttcttctgatataaggctatTCAAGGATTGTTGATCataaacactaggtttgatagatttcagttcatGATCATATACCGACACTAGTTGGTCAAAATCTggactagaaagaaaacttcaattGAGGTGTCTCATaaattccttaagaagttttaacgaGATATCTCTacatttattctagttgttcttgttgtagaataattaggtttcccTTCcaattttgaagagtataataatccctaatctacaagtttgttttgatattacttatctAGTAATtattcaaaacaaacacaagatttccaaaaccttggttcacatctaaagggaaatcaaaccgatgttttgtgaaagcaaaatattaaaaagtATTAACAGTTTTTttgcatcttctaaagagaactaacgTTTCGCTAGAGGATTTTTCAAgtgcatcttctaaagagaattggtattctgctagaagattttcgAGAGTAGCTTCTGAAGAGAATTGATGTTCGCCAGAAGATTTTCGAGAGTAGCTTCTAAAGTGAATTGGTGtcctgctagaagatttacaagaGAAATTTCTAAAGTGAATTGGTGCTCTGCTAGAAGTTTGGTGTAACAGcttgtgttcaaatctggacgaggtcccggggtttttctgctattatggtttcctcgttaacaaaatttctacgtgtatttctttactttttacttccgcattatatttgtgttgATGATATATAATTAAAGTAACAACAATTGATTCGATATTCAACCTAGACAGTTTTTAAAATAGTATTCGGTTCGTGTGTTGTTCCGGtacatactaggttgttcttggttattgatttttgagatcgtccaagagttCTTGtatacaatcaagttcacggatctttgatctaaactacTGATTGTACAAGAAAGATAAACCTTATATCTATGttgttcaaggatcattaagttggtcatgctattgtattaggttttgtcttataggcccaaacgaaaaagttggtggtgtactaggTAGCCCCTGCTTTTTCAAAATTGGTATTAGAGTAGGCAAACATtataaagacctaataagtccgtgtttgtagagatctgacctATATGCATATTATCGTATATGGAATGCACATGATTTGATTTGTTGAAAGTGTGAATGTAACACCTGAGGGAACTGTCGCATCTAAATCAACATCTAAGCATCCACATGAAATCACCTCGCATGAATCTACTAGacaatcgatcctcaaagattgtGAAGAAGACCTAAATAAAAGATTTCtttttgttgaaagaaaaacttgcagttCTGAAGcgaggattaactctcaacaaattaattTTGAAGACAGAGAAGTGTATATATCTCTCAAAAATGCCTTGACGCTGATCTAATTCCTGCTCTTAATAAAATCAAGATAttggaagaggacttgaaaaagttccaTACTAGCTCGAATAAGTTAATCAGGGGCACCATTCAGATTTGGTAATCTCTCTTTTTTGTCTTGTAGTGGGTCTTCCGCAAACCAAAAGGTGGGTGTAGCGCAAACCCCATCGTCCTTTTTTGTTACTTGTTAGCCGTCCCCAGTCTCCCCTTCTGCGTCTCGTtctaacaaaaaaacaaaaattggcCTAAATTCTTCGTTATTCCTCTCGATAATAAAACAGAAAAAAGCACAATCTTCAGatcgaaaattaatcaaattaGGTTAGAATTAAGGTCCGATTTCTGAATCTacaaccaccaccaacaatgCTCTTCTTTTAAGTTTTGATCATCTTCAAACCACCACCATCGCCATTACCTACTCCGCTCCGCTCCCACAAAATGGGTGAACAAACACaaccccaccaccacctccctgAATCCTCCGCAACTACTCAACCACCAGTAATCGACACTCCATCTCTTCCTCCTACTCAAAATCCCACATCTTCTAAACTCCCTTTTCGACCTAAAAAGACCAGGAAACTATCTGCAGTCACTTCTTCGGAAAACCCTAATGCCAAATCTCTtgaatccaccaccaccaccagcaccacatCCGACGCAGCTGCCGCCACCAGCAACAAAAAGAGTAAAATTGTTGTTCAAAAAGTAATCCGTGTCTTACCAAAGATCACAGCAAGAGCATTATCATGCAAAGGTGAAGTTGAACTAGCTTTAAGGCACTTGAGTTCAGTTGATTCAAACCTAGATCGTTTAATAAAATTACATAAACCTCCAGTGTTTGATTCATTTCAACCACCATTCCTTGCTTTGTCAAAATCAATACTTTATCAACAACTTGCTTATAAAGCTGGGACTTCAATTTATACTCGTTTTGTTTCACTTTGTGGTGGTGAATCACTTGTTTTGCCTGAAGCAGTTCTTTCTTTTACTCCTAATCAACTTCGCCTAATCGGTATTTCTGCGCGTAAATCTAGTTATCTTCATGATTTAGCTAATAAATACCGCAATGGGATTTTATCAGATTCTTCAATTGTTAATATGGATGATAAATCCCTCTTCACTATGCTAACAATGGTCAAGGGTATTGGCCCATGGTCAGTACATATGTTTATGATATTTTCCCTTCATCGTCCTGATGTTCTTCCTGTCGGGGATGTTGGTATTCGGAAAGGCGTTCAGCTTTTATATGGTCTTGATGAATTACCTAGACCTTCACAAATGGAAAATCTTTGCGAAAAATGGAGACCTTATCGATCCGTTGCGTCGTGGTATATGTGGAGATTTGCTGAAGCACAGGGTGCTTCTGCAACAGCTGCCGCCATAGTACCAGTTGTAGAAAGTGCAATCCCGCTACAACAGCTGCACCAGGAGCAGCAACCATCTTTTCCCCAGCAGCAACCATCTTTTCCGCAGGAGCAACCATCTTTTCCGCAGCAACAGATTATCGATCCTGCTACCAATATTGCGAATCACGGGTGATAATGTCTTTTTGTTGCAGCTAATATTTTTAtctaattttcattaaatctGTTTATTATGGCATGATTGTGTTGGTATGTATGTTAGAATTTGGTGGTTAATAGTTTATGTTCTGTAAGGTTAGAAATCATGTCACATAAACAACGCTTCTAAGTTCTAATAATATTGTATGTTGTAATTTGAAACT includes the following:
- the LOC113288654 gene encoding DNA-3-methyladenine glycosylase 1-like, which produces MGEQTQPHHHLPESSATTQPPVIDTPSLPPTQNPTSSKLPFRPKKTRKLSAVTSSENPNAKSLESTTTTSTTSDAAAATSNKKSKIVVQKVIRVLPKITARALSCKGEVELALRHLSSVDSNLDRLIKLHKPPVFDSFQPPFLALSKSILYQQLAYKAGTSIYTRFVSLCGGESLVLPEAVLSFTPNQLRLIGISARKSSYLHDLANKYRNGILSDSSIVNMDDKSLFTMLTMVKGIGPWSVHMFMIFSLHRPDVLPVGDVGIRKGVQLLYGLDELPRPSQMENLCEKWRPYRSVASWYMWRFAEAQGASATAAAIVPVVESAIPLQQLHQEQQPSFPQQQPSFPQEQPSFPQQQIIDPATNIANHGLWRSVWDPL